In one window of Branchiostoma lanceolatum isolate klBraLanc5 chromosome 15, klBraLanc5.hap2, whole genome shotgun sequence DNA:
- the LOC136420686 gene encoding alpha-N-acetylneuraminide alpha-2,8-sialyltransferase-like → MRPILKMYLVLSCFVGLTTVLMLFKLRNTLRQNMLDRMSRPRVQSVPQFEEAPHAHGDRNYSTNATETEMGKIVSSIERGWTFNHEELMKLRTKLAVIHTRDDFTLTRKNTPLHSVVPFTSDKYKRKRNVTEDLYNTLPQEPPDFQTKRFKNCSVVGSSGILSRSGCGPQIDSSEFIFRFNLPPLVKQYTGDVGKRTDLVTCNRHRLSKRLSKLDSSKDRKLFKGILNGQFPTLSYIWLFPFSVLSDVKNILSFPDILEKIGSPVKAVFSNPRYSIRSKRFWQKNGVKETLMTSGFTFVSFALEVCDEVHVYGFWPYLVDRRGNEIGYHYTDDNHYGRGLTTRGHKMPREFAKLLDMYKKGVLRLVTDKCLA, encoded by the exons AAATACCCTGAGGCAAAATATGCTGGACAGAATGAGCCGGCCGCGGGTGCAGTCAGTCCCACAATTTGAAGAAGCGCCACACGCCCATGGGGACAGGAATTACAGCACGAATGCAACGGAAACGGAAATGGGAAAAATTGTTTCCTCAATCGAACGTGGGTGGACCTTCAACCATGAAGAACTAATGAAGTTGAG GACAAAGTTAGCTGTCATACATACAAGGGACGACTTCACACTGACTCGCAAAAACACGCCCCTGCACTCAGTGGTTCCATTCACGTCAGACAAGTACAAGCGGAAGCGCAACGTCACAGAAGACTTGTACAACACGCTACCCCAG GAACCCCCAGATTTTCAGACAAAACGCTTCAAGAACTGCAGTGTAGTCGGAAGCAGTGGGATCTTATCGAGAAGTGGATGTGGTCCTCAAATTGACTCCTCTGAGTTCATATTCCG GTTCAACCTTCCTCCTCTCGTGAAACAGTACACCGGTGACGTAGGAAAAAGGACGGATCTTGTAACATGTAACCGTCATAGGTTGAGCAAAAG GCTATCTAAGTTGGACTCATCTAAGGACAGAAAACTTTTCAAAGGGATCTTGAACGGACAGTTTCCGACTTTGTCATATATCTGGCTTTTCCCCTTTTCTGTACTTAGCGACGTGAAGAATATACTATCATTTCCCGACATATTGGAGAAAATAGGGTCTCCCGTAAAGGCCGTCTTTAGCAATCCAAGGTACAGCATTCGTAGCAAAAGATTCTGGCAGAAAAATGGCGTGAAAGAAACGTTAATGACATCTG GCTTCACCTTCGTCAGCTTCGCTTTAGAAGTGTGCGATGAAGTTCACGTGTACGGCTTCTGGCCGTATTTGGTGGACCGGCGCGGCAACGAGATAGGCTACCACTACACTGACGATAATCATTATGGGAGGGGACTGACCACGCGTGGACACAAGATGCCGCGAGAGTTTGCCAAACTACTGGACATGTACAAGAAAGGAGTTTTGAGACTCGTGACAGATAAATGCCTTGCATAA